In Neorhizobium galegae, the following proteins share a genomic window:
- a CDS encoding electron transfer flavoprotein-ubiquinone oxidoreductase — translation MSEQELPAHELPERESMEFDVVIVGAGPAGLSAAIRLKQVNPDLTVVVLEKGSEVGAHILSGAVVDPVGIDALLPGWREEAGHPFKQPVTADHFLFLGPAGSIRLPNFMMPPLMNNHGNYIVSLGNVCRWLAEKAEALGVEIYPGFAATEVLYDENGAVKGVATGDMGVERNGEPGPAFTRGMELIGKYTLIGEGVRGSLAKQLILRFDLQKDREPQKYGIGLKELWQVKPENHRPGLVQHSFGWPLGMKTGGGSFLYHLEDNLVAVGFVVHLNYKNPYLYPFEEFQRFKTHDAIRGTFEGAKRLSYGARAITEGGYQSVPKLTFPGGALIGCSAGLVNVPRIKGSHNAVLSGILAADNIARAIEAGRANDEVTEIETEWRSTPIGTDLKRVRNVKPLWSKLGTGLGIALGGLDMWTNQLFGLSIFGTLKHGNTDAASLEPAARHKKIDYPKPDGVLTFDRLSSVFLSNTNHEEDQPVHLQVRDMDLQKRSELDVYGGPSTRYCPAGVYEWVEKDGEQVYVINAQNCVHCKTCDIKDPNQNINWVPPQGGEGPVYPNM, via the coding sequence ATGAGCGAGCAAGAACTTCCTGCCCACGAATTGCCAGAGCGCGAGAGCATGGAATTCGACGTGGTGATCGTCGGCGCGGGTCCTGCGGGGCTTTCGGCCGCGATCCGCCTGAAACAGGTCAATCCGGACCTGACCGTGGTGGTGCTCGAAAAGGGTTCGGAAGTTGGCGCGCATATTCTCTCCGGCGCGGTGGTGGATCCGGTGGGCATAGACGCGCTGCTGCCCGGCTGGCGCGAGGAGGCGGGCCATCCCTTCAAGCAGCCGGTCACCGCCGACCACTTCCTGTTCTTGGGGCCGGCCGGCTCGATCCGCCTGCCGAACTTCATGATGCCGCCGCTGATGAACAATCACGGCAACTATATCGTCTCGCTCGGCAACGTCTGTCGCTGGCTCGCCGAAAAGGCCGAAGCCTTGGGCGTTGAGATCTATCCGGGCTTTGCCGCCACCGAGGTGCTCTACGACGAGAACGGCGCGGTCAAGGGCGTGGCGACCGGCGACATGGGTGTCGAGCGCAATGGCGAACCCGGCCCGGCCTTTACCCGCGGCATGGAACTGATCGGCAAATACACGCTGATCGGCGAGGGCGTGCGCGGATCGCTCGCCAAGCAGCTGATCCTGCGGTTCGACCTGCAGAAGGATCGCGAGCCTCAGAAATACGGCATCGGCCTCAAGGAACTCTGGCAGGTGAAGCCGGAAAACCATCGACCGGGCCTGGTGCAGCACTCGTTCGGCTGGCCGCTCGGCATGAAGACCGGCGGTGGTTCCTTCCTCTATCACCTGGAGGACAATCTGGTCGCCGTCGGATTCGTGGTGCACTTGAACTACAAGAACCCGTATCTCTATCCCTTCGAGGAGTTCCAGCGCTTCAAGACGCATGACGCGATCCGGGGGACGTTCGAGGGAGCAAAACGCCTCTCCTATGGCGCGCGCGCCATCACCGAGGGCGGATACCAGTCGGTGCCGAAACTGACCTTCCCGGGCGGCGCGCTGATCGGCTGTTCCGCCGGCCTCGTTAATGTGCCGCGCATCAAGGGCAGCCACAACGCCGTCCTGTCCGGCATTCTCGCCGCCGATAACATCGCGAGAGCGATCGAGGCCGGCCGTGCCAATGACGAAGTGACCGAGATCGAGACCGAATGGCGCTCGACGCCGATCGGCACGGACCTGAAGCGGGTGCGCAACGTCAAGCCGCTCTGGTCGAAGCTCGGCACCGGCCTTGGCATCGCACTCGGCGGCCTCGACATGTGGACCAACCAGCTGTTCGGCCTGTCGATCTTCGGCACGCTGAAACACGGCAACACCGACGCAGCCTCGCTGGAACCGGCGGCCCGGCACAAGAAGATCGACTACCCGAAGCCGGATGGCGTCTTGACCTTCGACCGCCTGTCCTCCGTCTTCCTGTCGAACACCAATCACGAGGAAGACCAGCCGGTCCATCTGCAGGTGAGGGACATGGACCTGCAGAAGCGCTCTGAACTGGACGTCTATGGCGGTCCCTCGACGCGCTACTGTCCGGCCGGCGTCTACGAATGGGTGGAGAAGGACGGCGAGCAGGTCTACGTCATCAACGCCCAGAACTGCGTCCACTGCAAGACCTGCGACATCAAGGACCCCAACCAGAACATCAACTGGGTCCCCCCGCAGGGCGGCGAAGGCCCGGTCTATCCGAATATGTGA
- a CDS encoding type II toxin-antitoxin system VapB family antitoxin has translation MRTTITVDEKLLADAKEFSGIKNTSDVIKKTLTLLVQHEAAQRLIMLGGSTPIWRLRHADAGP, from the coding sequence ATGCGCACGACCATAACCGTCGACGAAAAATTACTTGCAGACGCCAAGGAATTCAGCGGGATCAAAAATACCTCGGACGTGATCAAAAAAACCCTCACGCTTCTCGTCCAGCACGAGGCAGCGCAGAGGTTGATCATGCTTGGAGGCAGCACGCCGATCTGGAGGCTCCGCCACGCCGACGCTGGGCCCTGA
- a CDS encoding L,D-transpeptidase: protein MSISRRGFLGGLPLLLAGCASTINDQTNYAALPNEQFPLKTVPVENIKPELRRTEVAYVTPYAAGSVVVDTPARRAYYILGNGRAIRYGVGVGRAGLALAGNAYVGRKAEWPTWTPTANMQRREERYRKLAGGMPGGPNNPLGARAMYLYRGGNDTHFRIHGTNQPQSIGLAMSSGCIRMMNHDVVDLYSRVNVGAKVVVIQA from the coding sequence ATGTCGATTTCCCGTCGCGGCTTTCTTGGCGGTCTGCCGCTTCTGCTTGCCGGTTGCGCTTCCACCATCAACGATCAGACGAATTACGCAGCACTGCCGAACGAACAGTTTCCGCTGAAGACCGTACCGGTCGAGAACATCAAGCCGGAGCTGCGCCGCACCGAAGTCGCCTATGTCACCCCGTATGCCGCCGGCTCCGTCGTCGTCGATACGCCGGCCCGCCGCGCCTATTATATTCTCGGCAACGGCCGCGCGATCCGGTATGGCGTCGGCGTCGGCCGTGCCGGACTGGCGCTTGCCGGCAATGCCTACGTCGGCCGCAAGGCCGAATGGCCGACCTGGACCCCGACCGCAAACATGCAGCGCCGCGAGGAGCGATACCGGAAACTCGCAGGCGGCATGCCTGGCGGCCCGAACAATCCGCTTGGCGCCCGCGCCATGTATCTCTATCGCGGTGGTAACGACACGCATTTCCGCATCCACGGCACCAACCAGCCGCAATCGATCGGGCTTGCCATGTCGAGCGGCTGCATCCGCATGATGAACCATGACGTCGTCGATCTCTACAGCCGCGTCAATGTCGGCGCCAAGGTCGTCGTCATCCAGGCCTGA
- a CDS encoding zinc-binding alcohol dehydrogenase family protein: MRAVGFNTPQPITAETSLIDIDLPMPEAAGRDLLVEIKAVSVNPVDTKVRRSAAVEPGQHRILGYDASGVVKAVGPGVKLFKPGDEVYHAGAINRPGTNAEFHLVDERIVGFKPKTLSFEEAAALPLTAITAYEALFHRLKVQDKVAGAWNAVLVIGGAGGVGSIAIQLLRELSDVTVIGTGSRPETQAWIKELGAHHVLDHSKLMAPQLAQMAIGAPAFVFSTTHTENHLKDILELIAPQGRLALIDDPKEPMDLRAFKSKALSVHWEMMFARAVFQTADMIEQHKLLNHVAELVDAKKIRTTLAETLGPINAANLKKAHAMIESNRTKGKLVLSGF, translated from the coding sequence ATGCGCGCCGTTGGCTTCAACACGCCCCAGCCCATCACAGCCGAAACCTCGCTGATCGACATCGATCTGCCCATGCCGGAGGCGGCGGGCCGCGACCTGCTCGTCGAGATCAAGGCGGTCTCGGTCAATCCGGTCGACACCAAGGTGCGCCGCTCGGCTGCGGTCGAACCCGGCCAGCACCGGATCCTCGGTTATGATGCTTCCGGCGTGGTCAAGGCGGTCGGCCCAGGCGTCAAGCTCTTCAAGCCCGGCGACGAGGTCTACCACGCCGGCGCGATCAACCGGCCGGGCACCAATGCGGAATTCCACCTGGTCGACGAGCGCATCGTCGGCTTCAAGCCGAAGACCCTGAGCTTCGAAGAGGCTGCCGCCCTGCCGCTGACGGCGATCACCGCCTATGAGGCGCTATTCCATCGCTTGAAGGTGCAGGACAAGGTGGCGGGCGCCTGGAACGCGGTGCTGGTCATCGGCGGCGCCGGCGGGGTCGGCTCGATCGCCATCCAGCTCCTGCGCGAACTTTCCGACGTGACGGTGATCGGCACCGGATCGCGGCCGGAGACGCAAGCGTGGATCAAGGAACTCGGAGCCCATCATGTGCTCGACCATTCCAAGCTGATGGCGCCGCAGCTTGCCCAGATGGCGATCGGCGCGCCCGCCTTCGTCTTCTCCACGACCCACACGGAAAATCATCTCAAGGATATCCTGGAGTTGATCGCTCCGCAGGGCCGCCTGGCGCTGATCGACGACCCGAAGGAGCCGATGGACCTGCGCGCATTCAAGAGCAAGGCGTTGTCAGTGCATTGGGAAATGATGTTCGCCCGGGCCGTCTTCCAGACCGCGGACATGATCGAGCAGCACAAGCTCCTGAACCACGTCGCCGAACTGGTCGATGCCAAAAAGATCCGCACGACGCTTGCCGAAACCCTGGGACCGATCAACGCCGCGAACCTGAAGAAAGCCCATGCGATGATCGAAAGCAACCGAACCAAGGGCAAGCTCGTGCTCTCGGGCTTCTGA
- a CDS encoding winged helix-turn-helix transcriptional regulator: protein MSKPRAKLTDNFPGCPVETTLSFLDGKWKGVILYHLLEEGTLRFNELRRRIPAVTQRMLTKQLRELEEAGLLTRTIFPVVPPRVDYALTPIGLSLEPVITALRIWGKTHFVCENGRRYMMMPEEKVASKAA from the coding sequence ATGTCGAAACCCCGTGCCAAGCTGACCGACAATTTCCCCGGGTGCCCGGTCGAAACGACGCTGAGTTTCCTCGATGGAAAATGGAAGGGCGTCATCCTCTATCATCTGCTGGAAGAGGGCACGCTTCGCTTCAACGAGCTGCGCCGCCGCATTCCGGCGGTCACCCAGCGCATGCTGACCAAGCAGCTCAGGGAGCTGGAAGAGGCGGGACTGTTGACGCGCACCATATTCCCGGTCGTGCCGCCGCGTGTCGATTATGCGCTCACCCCGATCGGTCTGAGCCTCGAACCGGTCATCACCGCGCTCCGCATCTGGGGCAAGACCCATTTCGTCTGCGAGAATGGCAGAAGATACATGATGATGCCGGAGGAAAAGGTCGCGTCGAAGGCGGCTTAG
- a CDS encoding MFS transporter — protein MTDTAADFHSARDRSEAQDFDSAPALSRLAVILIEIALAVGGFGIGTGEFAIMGLLPDVASTYQVSIPMAGYVISAYALGVVIGAPIIAVAAARMTRRSLLLILMTVFALGNILSAMAPDFWSFTALRFITGLPHGAYFGVAALVAASMVPPNKRARAVGRVMLGLTVATLVGTPIATFMGQVLSWRAAFFLVGGIGVVTVALLWYFQPRDKVHEGASIWRELSAFGRAQVWLTLGIAAVGFGGMFSVFSYIASTTTVTAGMSVSMVAIVLTLFGIGMNVGNIVGSRLADVSLKGTIGGVMVFNVIVMGAFGLWAQYPVVLCLCVFLIGCGFAAGPALQTRLMDVAADAQTLAAASNHSAFNVANALGAWLGGLVIAWGWGFAATGFVGAVLSLLGFGVFAVSAVLDRKIAAG, from the coding sequence ATGACCGATACTGCCGCCGATTTTCACTCCGCACGGGACCGTTCGGAAGCCCAAGACTTTGATAGTGCACCCGCTCTTTCGCGGCTCGCCGTCATCCTGATCGAAATCGCATTGGCGGTCGGAGGCTTCGGCATCGGCACCGGCGAATTCGCGATCATGGGCCTGTTGCCGGATGTCGCCTCCACCTATCAGGTCAGCATTCCGATGGCAGGCTACGTGATCAGCGCCTATGCTCTCGGCGTCGTCATCGGTGCGCCGATCATCGCGGTCGCCGCTGCCCGGATGACGCGGCGGTCGCTGTTGCTGATCCTGATGACGGTGTTCGCGCTCGGCAACATCTTGAGCGCCATGGCACCGGACTTCTGGAGCTTTACCGCGCTGCGCTTCATTACCGGCCTGCCGCATGGCGCCTATTTCGGCGTCGCGGCTCTCGTCGCCGCCTCGATGGTGCCGCCCAACAAGCGCGCCCGCGCCGTCGGCCGGGTGATGCTCGGTCTCACCGTCGCGACCCTGGTCGGCACGCCGATCGCCACCTTCATGGGCCAGGTGCTCAGCTGGCGCGCCGCCTTCTTCCTGGTCGGCGGCATCGGCGTCGTGACGGTGGCGCTGCTCTGGTATTTCCAGCCGCGCGACAAGGTGCATGAGGGCGCCAGCATCTGGCGCGAGCTGAGCGCCTTCGGCCGCGCGCAGGTATGGCTGACGCTCGGCATCGCGGCGGTCGGTTTCGGCGGCATGTTCTCGGTGTTCAGCTACATCGCCTCGACCACGACGGTGACGGCCGGAATGTCGGTCAGCATGGTGGCGATCGTGCTCACACTGTTCGGCATCGGCATGAATGTCGGCAATATTGTCGGCTCGCGGCTGGCCGACGTGTCGCTCAAGGGCACGATCGGCGGCGTCATGGTGTTCAACGTCATCGTCATGGGCGCCTTCGGGCTGTGGGCGCAATATCCCGTCGTGCTCTGCCTCTGCGTCTTCCTGATCGGCTGCGGCTTCGCTGCGGGCCCTGCCCTGCAGACGCGGCTGATGGACGTCGCCGCCGACGCGCAGACGCTGGCCGCCGCCTCCAACCATTCGGCCTTCAACGTCGCCAACGCGCTCGGCGCCTGGTTGGGCGGGCTGGTGATTGCCTGGGGCTGGGGGTTTGCCGCGACCGGTTTTGTGGGTGCGGTGCTCTCGCTGTTGGGCTTTGGGGTGTTCGCGGTATCTGCGGTGCTCGACCGGAAGATCGCGGCGGGCTGA
- a CDS encoding diacylglycerol/lipid kinase family protein, translating into MNLFAVFNRDGGTFRTTDMDAYCARAAETFKAAGHEIECHVVSGKDVVSTMEKAASTTGVEGLIAGGGDGTISAAAGIAWKSGLTLGVVPAGTMNLFARSLRLPLDIWQVLDALADGTPENIDIASANGKSFVHQFSAGMHARMVRYRNSMTFASRLGKIRASTRAAIGVMFNPPEFEVEFNAGGKIGHRKVSAISVSNNEFGRDPLMFADSLTGGHLGFYVADPLTPAGVARLTFDIMRGRLKENAAVTAMTATELELHFPRERHDIRCVIDGELLPMDRDVLLKIHAGELTVLVNKPQERVTQEGDGSGI; encoded by the coding sequence ATGAACCTCTTTGCCGTCTTCAACCGCGATGGCGGTACCTTCCGAACCACCGATATGGACGCCTATTGCGCTCGAGCTGCCGAGACGTTCAAGGCGGCCGGTCACGAGATCGAATGCCACGTGGTGTCCGGCAAGGACGTGGTCTCGACCATGGAAAAGGCGGCCTCGACGACCGGCGTCGAAGGGCTGATCGCCGGTGGCGGGGACGGAACGATCTCTGCGGCCGCGGGCATCGCCTGGAAAAGCGGCCTGACGCTCGGCGTCGTGCCGGCCGGCACCATGAACCTTTTCGCCCGCTCGCTGCGACTGCCGCTCGATATCTGGCAGGTGCTGGATGCGCTGGCCGATGGCACGCCGGAAAACATCGACATCGCCAGCGCCAACGGCAAGAGCTTCGTGCACCAGTTTTCTGCCGGCATGCATGCGCGCATGGTGCGATACCGCAATTCGATGACCTTCGCTTCGCGGCTGGGCAAGATACGCGCGAGCACGCGGGCGGCGATCGGCGTCATGTTCAATCCGCCGGAATTCGAGGTGGAGTTCAACGCCGGCGGCAAGATCGGGCACCGCAAGGTCTCGGCGATTTCCGTCTCCAATAATGAATTCGGCCGCGATCCGCTGATGTTCGCCGACAGTCTGACCGGCGGCCATCTCGGCTTCTATGTCGCCGATCCGCTGACGCCGGCGGGCGTGGCGCGGCTGACCTTCGACATCATGCGCGGCCGGCTGAAGGAAAACGCGGCCGTCACGGCGATGACGGCGACCGAACTGGAACTGCACTTCCCCCGCGAGCGTCACGATATCCGCTGTGTTATCGACGGGGAACTGCTGCCCATGGACCGCGACGTGCTCCTGAAGATCCATGCCGGCGAGCTGACCGTGCTGGTCAACAAGCCGCAGGAGCGCGTGACACAGGAAGGGGACGGCAGCGGCATCTGA
- a CDS encoding GGDEF domain-containing protein: MRIVIAKSLFTGLLSLLASLALSFAFVPMLGGEVAGAGLVMTIVCPLAISIPASAVLFSQSERIRRAEAMASDALTKLAAAYEELQRQSRQDGLTGLLNHSAFLEELQTFSREGVTGALLFLDLDHFKSINDRHGHATGDEVLRRTGQILATYDGQFNIAGRLGGEEFALFQGGLTVDEMLRWCEDIRELIEGLDVRSASRSSVPVSASIGAIHCASGFDPHECLRAADVNLYEAKSLGRNRVVSSI, translated from the coding sequence ATGCGTATTGTTATCGCCAAGTCACTCTTTACCGGCCTCTTGTCCCTACTCGCTTCTCTGGCCCTGTCATTTGCCTTCGTTCCGATGTTGGGCGGGGAAGTAGCCGGGGCCGGCTTGGTGATGACCATCGTTTGCCCGCTTGCTATCTCGATTCCCGCCTCGGCCGTGCTTTTCAGCCAGTCAGAACGAATCCGACGTGCGGAAGCCATGGCCTCTGACGCACTCACGAAACTGGCCGCCGCCTACGAGGAACTTCAGCGGCAGTCTCGCCAGGACGGATTGACCGGGCTGTTGAACCACAGTGCCTTTTTGGAGGAACTGCAGACCTTCAGCCGGGAGGGCGTAACCGGAGCCCTTCTTTTTCTGGATCTCGACCATTTCAAATCGATCAACGATCGCCACGGTCATGCAACCGGTGACGAGGTCCTTCGCCGCACCGGGCAGATACTCGCCACGTATGACGGGCAATTCAATATAGCGGGCCGCCTCGGAGGCGAAGAATTCGCTCTCTTTCAAGGTGGCCTGACCGTCGACGAGATGTTGAGGTGGTGCGAGGATATCCGTGAACTCATCGAAGGCCTGGATGTGCGCTCCGCCTCAAGATCGAGTGTGCCGGTATCGGCCAGCATAGGAGCTATCCACTGCGCTTCGGGCTTCGATCCTCATGAATGTCTCAGAGCCGCCGATGTAAACCTGTACGAGGCAAAATCGCTCGGGCGAAATCGGGTCGTTTCATCCATCTGA
- a CDS encoding glutamine synthetase family protein: MALETAPPRIEILLVGMNGDLRGKQIPIEAEKKVWDGTVRLPSSTQSLDIWGDDNDDITGLSLSVGDPDGVCLPDRRSLAPMPWAPEGSKQVLSTMHEFDGTPSFMDPRAILAALLKRFDERGLTPVVATELEFYVIEDDWRETGRPRPPASLMYRGEPNGFQLYDMRAVDALDDYLQTVRAWAKLQELPADATTAEFGPGQFEINLLHRADALAAADDCIYLKRIAEQAARKHGLKSTCMAKPYAEHAGSGLHVHASIIDRDGNNVLDARGGDPVRLKSVCAGMLKTMRDAQLIFAPFANSYRRFQPGSFAPVDIDWGYGHRGTAVRVPDAQGPAARIEHRVAGADVNPYLLLTAILGGMLLGLDETLDPGPATEPGKEPPAGTKKLTHDFLTAVEEFSASPFIADVFGARYQKLYGDTKRKEAITYLRTVSDFDYQTYLPRI; encoded by the coding sequence ATGGCCCTAGAGACCGCCCCGCCCCGCATCGAAATCCTGCTCGTCGGCATGAACGGCGACCTGCGCGGCAAACAGATCCCGATCGAGGCCGAAAAGAAGGTCTGGGACGGCACGGTGCGCCTGCCCTCCTCCACCCAATCGCTGGATATCTGGGGCGACGACAACGACGACATCACCGGCCTGTCGCTGTCGGTCGGCGATCCGGACGGGGTCTGCCTTCCCGATCGGCGCAGTCTCGCGCCAATGCCGTGGGCGCCAGAAGGGTCGAAGCAGGTTCTCTCGACCATGCACGAATTCGATGGCACGCCTTCCTTCATGGATCCCCGCGCCATTCTCGCAGCCCTTCTCAAGCGCTTTGACGAACGTGGCCTGACGCCGGTCGTGGCGACCGAGCTCGAATTCTACGTGATCGAGGACGACTGGCGCGAAACGGGCAGGCCGCGCCCGCCGGCCAGCCTCATGTATCGCGGCGAGCCGAACGGCTTCCAGCTCTACGACATGAGGGCCGTCGATGCGCTCGACGACTATCTGCAGACGGTGCGGGCCTGGGCGAAACTCCAAGAACTGCCCGCGGATGCGACGACCGCGGAATTCGGCCCCGGGCAGTTCGAGATCAACCTCCTGCACCGCGCCGATGCGCTGGCGGCGGCGGACGACTGCATCTATCTCAAGCGCATCGCCGAGCAGGCAGCCAGGAAGCATGGGCTCAAATCCACCTGCATGGCAAAACCCTATGCAGAGCATGCGGGCTCCGGCCTGCATGTGCATGCGAGCATCATCGACCGAGACGGCAACAATGTGCTGGACGCCAGGGGTGGCGATCCGGTGCGGCTGAAATCCGTCTGCGCCGGAATGTTGAAGACGATGCGGGATGCGCAGCTGATCTTCGCGCCGTTTGCCAATTCCTACCGGCGATTCCAGCCGGGATCCTTCGCGCCGGTCGATATCGACTGGGGCTACGGTCATCGGGGGACTGCGGTGCGCGTTCCGGACGCCCAAGGGCCGGCCGCCCGCATCGAACACCGCGTCGCCGGCGCCGACGTCAATCCGTACCTGCTGCTCACCGCCATTCTCGGCGGCATGCTTTTAGGATTGGACGAAACATTGGATCCGGGTCCTGCGACCGAACCGGGCAAGGAGCCGCCGGCCGGCACGAAAAAGCTGACGCACGATTTCCTGACGGCGGTCGAGGAGTTTTCCGCCTCGCCCTTCATCGCCGACGTGTTTGGCGCGCGCTATCAGAAGCTCTATGGCGACACGAAGCGCAAGGAGGCGATCACCTACCTGCGCACGGTCTCGGATTTCGACTACCAGACCTATCTGCCTCGGATCTAG